The following coding sequences lie in one Azospirillum humicireducens genomic window:
- a CDS encoding flagellin encodes MPVITTNTASNSALRYLNINSENQSDSVSKIASGSRITKASDDAAGLAVGTSLQSDITVLNQAATNASHGSSILQTADGGMSSISDIVQRMRSLATQSLSGSVTDNERAYLDAEFQQLQDEIDGIASGTRFNDESLLDGTEQWASGVNFRVGTTDTDNITVTIGDVTTTGLGINALDVGTSATAAAALTALDTAVTSLSDARADVGALISRFEFRSDMIDTTIENTEAAQSAIMDVDVAAQQSQLASEKVLTQAAIAVLSQANSMPENLLSLLR; translated from the coding sequence ATGCCCGTCATCACGACCAACACGGCATCCAATTCGGCGCTTCGCTATCTGAACATCAATTCCGAAAACCAGTCGGATTCGGTGTCGAAGATCGCCAGCGGCTCGCGCATCACCAAGGCGTCGGACGACGCCGCCGGCCTTGCCGTCGGCACCTCGCTGCAGTCGGACATCACCGTGCTGAACCAGGCCGCCACCAACGCCTCGCACGGCTCTTCGATCCTGCAGACCGCCGACGGCGGCATGTCCAGCATCTCCGACATCGTGCAGCGCATGCGCTCGCTGGCGACGCAGTCGCTCTCCGGTTCGGTCACCGACAACGAGCGCGCCTATCTGGATGCCGAGTTCCAGCAGCTGCAGGACGAAATCGACGGCATCGCGTCCGGCACCCGCTTCAACGACGAATCGCTGCTCGACGGCACCGAACAATGGGCGTCGGGCGTGAATTTCCGCGTCGGCACCACCGACACCGACAACATCACGGTGACCATCGGCGACGTGACCACCACCGGTCTGGGCATCAACGCGCTGGATGTCGGCACGTCGGCGACCGCCGCCGCCGCGCTGACCGCGCTCGACACCGCGGTGACCAGCCTGTCGGACGCCCGCGCCGATGTCGGCGCGCTGATCTCGCGCTTCGAGTTCCGCAGCGACATGATCGACACCACCATCGAGAACACCGAAGCGGCGCAATCCGCGATCATGGACGTCGACGTGGCGGCCCAGCAATCGCAGCTCGCTTCGGAAAAGGTGCTGACCCAGGCGGCCATCGCCGTCCTGTCGCAAGCGAACTCGATGCCGGAAAACCTGCTCTCCCTGCTGCGCTGA